In Amycolatopsis jiangsuensis, the following proteins share a genomic window:
- a CDS encoding Mov34/MPN/PAD-1 family protein, producing MLRIRRELVDEIVAHARRDHPDEACGVIAGPAGTDRPERFIPMVNAARSPTFYQFDSAEDFRLYRELESNDEERVVIYHSHTATEAYPSRTDVNIAGYPEAHYVLVSTRDPDSHDFRSYRIVDGEITEEPVDILD from the coding sequence GTGCTCCGGATCCGCCGTGAACTCGTCGACGAGATCGTCGCCCATGCCCGTCGTGACCACCCCGACGAGGCCTGCGGGGTGATCGCGGGCCCGGCCGGTACCGATCGCCCCGAGCGCTTCATCCCGATGGTGAACGCCGCGCGTTCGCCCACGTTCTACCAGTTCGACTCCGCGGAGGACTTCCGCCTGTACCGCGAGCTGGAGAGCAACGACGAGGAGCGGGTGGTGATCTATCACTCGCACACCGCGACCGAGGCATACCCCTCCCGTACCGACGTGAACATCGCCGGGTACCCGGAGGCGCACTACGTGCTCGTGTCCACCAGGGACCCCGATTCGCACGACTTCCGCTCGTATCGGATCGTGGACGGCGAGATCACCGAGGAGCCGGTCGACATCCTCGACTGA
- a CDS encoding MoaD/ThiS family protein, translated as MAVTVSIPTILRTHTGGEKSVEAAGKTVLEIIDDVESRHAGIKARLVKEEKLHRFINVYVNDEDVRFAGGLDAEVKDGDTLTILPAVAGGAR; from the coding sequence ATGGCCGTGACCGTGTCCATCCCGACCATCCTGCGCACCCACACCGGCGGCGAGAAGTCCGTCGAAGCGGCCGGGAAGACCGTCCTCGAGATCATCGACGACGTCGAATCGCGCCACGCCGGGATCAAGGCGCGCCTGGTCAAGGAGGAGAAGCTGCACCGCTTCATCAACGTCTACGTCAACGACGAGGACGTGCGCTTCGCCGGTGGCCTCGACGCCGAGGTGAAGGACGGCGACACCCTCACGATCCTGCCCGCCGTGGCCGGCGGCGCGCGCTGA
- a CDS encoding PLP-dependent cysteine synthase family protein, translating to MTRYESLLDALGGTPLVGLPRLSPTDDVRLWAKLEDRNPTGSIKDRPALAMIEAAEREGTLRRGSTILEPTSGNTGISLAMAAKLKGYGLVCVMPENTSTERKQLLQAYGARIVFSPAAGGSNEAVRRAKELSEQNPDWVMLYQYGNPANADAHYRGTGPELLKDLPTLTHFVGGLGTTGTLVGVGRYLHEAKPDVQIIAAEPRYGELVYGLRNLDEGFVPELYDASVLNGRYSVGAYDALRRTRELLEHEGIFAGISTGAVLHAALAVAEKAAAREEKADVAFVVADAGWKYLSTGAYAGSLDEAAERLDGQLWA from the coding sequence ATGACCCGCTACGAATCCCTCCTCGACGCGCTCGGCGGCACGCCGCTGGTCGGCCTGCCCCGCCTGTCGCCCACGGACGACGTGCGGCTGTGGGCGAAGCTCGAGGACCGGAACCCGACCGGTTCGATCAAGGACCGTCCCGCGCTGGCCATGATCGAGGCGGCCGAACGGGAGGGCACGCTTCGCCGCGGGTCCACCATCCTCGAGCCGACCTCGGGCAACACCGGGATCTCGCTGGCCATGGCCGCCAAGCTCAAGGGCTACGGCCTGGTGTGCGTGATGCCGGAGAACACCTCGACCGAACGCAAGCAGCTGCTGCAGGCCTACGGAGCGCGAATCGTGTTCTCGCCGGCCGCGGGCGGTTCGAACGAGGCAGTGCGGCGGGCCAAGGAGCTGTCCGAGCAGAACCCGGACTGGGTGATGCTCTACCAGTACGGAAACCCGGCCAACGCCGACGCGCACTACCGCGGCACCGGCCCCGAGCTGCTGAAGGACCTGCCGACGCTCACGCATTTCGTCGGCGGCCTCGGCACCACCGGGACCCTGGTGGGCGTCGGCCGCTACCTGCACGAGGCGAAGCCGGACGTGCAGATCATCGCGGCCGAGCCGCGGTACGGCGAGCTCGTGTACGGCTTGCGCAACCTCGACGAAGGCTTCGTACCCGAGCTGTACGACGCCAGTGTGCTCAACGGCCGGTACTCCGTAGGCGCGTACGACGCCCTTCGTCGCACGCGTGAGCTGCTGGAGCACGAAGGCATCTTCGCGGGCATCTCCACTGGCGCTGTGCTGCACGCGGCGCTCGCAGTGGCGGAGAAGGCTGCCGCGCGCGAAGAAAAGGCAGACGTCGCCTTCGTCGTCGCGGACGCGGGATGGAAGTACCTGTCCACGGGCGCGTACGCAGGCTCGCTGGACGAAGCGGCCGAGCGCCTCGACGGCCAGCTCTGGGCCTGA
- a CDS encoding rhomboid family intramembrane serine protease, with protein sequence MSTLPPLPTPPAGGGTSRPADVAKRVLPPNPKAAAFVALGFTLVLYLVELADVILPGNLDHGGVLSRQADGLDGILWAPLLHAGWSHLFSNTVPVLVFSFLAMAAGIGRWVVVTAIIWLVSGVGVWLVGPAATYTVGASGLAFGWLAYLLVRGLFNRSLGQILVAVVLLGVWSGMLWGLLPGNPGISWQGHLFGALAGVFAAWLTSRGERARGRKAAPEIPGNLGV encoded by the coding sequence GTGAGCACACTGCCTCCTCTTCCGACGCCGCCCGCGGGTGGCGGTACGAGCCGGCCCGCGGATGTGGCCAAGCGTGTCCTGCCGCCGAATCCGAAGGCGGCGGCGTTCGTCGCGCTGGGCTTCACCCTGGTGCTTTACCTGGTCGAGCTGGCCGACGTGATCCTGCCGGGGAACCTCGACCACGGCGGGGTGCTGTCGCGGCAGGCCGACGGTCTCGACGGAATCCTGTGGGCGCCGCTGCTGCACGCCGGCTGGTCGCACCTGTTCTCCAACACCGTGCCGGTGCTGGTGTTCTCGTTCCTCGCGATGGCCGCGGGCATCGGCCGCTGGGTCGTGGTCACGGCGATCATCTGGCTCGTGTCCGGGGTAGGCGTGTGGCTGGTCGGACCGGCCGCCACCTACACGGTCGGCGCGTCCGGGCTCGCCTTCGGCTGGCTGGCGTACCTGCTGGTGCGCGGGCTGTTCAACCGTTCGCTCGGGCAGATCCTGGTCGCGGTGGTGCTGCTCGGGGTGTGGAGCGGAATGCTGTGGGGCCTGCTGCCCGGCAATCCGGGAATCTCCTGGCAGGGCCACCTCTTCGGGGCACTGGCCGGCGTCTTCGCGGCGTGGCTGACTTCACGCGGCGAGCGTGCCCGAGGACGTAAGGCGGCTCCGGAGATCCCCGGTAATCTCGGGGTGTGA
- the murI gene encoding glutamate racemase, giving the protein MSLSGAPIGVFDSGVGGLTVARSILELLPAEQLRYVGDTARNPYGPLPIATARAYALEALDNLVESGVKALVIACNTASAACLRDARERYDVPVVEVVLPAARRAAVATHSGRVGVIGTEGTVRSRAYDDAFAAAPDVRLTSVACPRFVDFVERGITSGRQILGLAQGYLQPLLEAEVDTLVLGCTHYPLLSGVLQIVMGQEVTLVSSADETAKDLYRVLTERDLLAQRAESPQHEFVATGSPEPFTRLAQRFMGFAPGVLAPAGARERS; this is encoded by the coding sequence GTGAGTCTTTCCGGCGCGCCCATCGGTGTTTTCGACTCCGGCGTCGGTGGGCTCACCGTCGCGCGGTCCATCCTCGAGTTGCTGCCGGCCGAGCAGCTGCGCTATGTCGGCGACACGGCACGCAACCCATACGGCCCGCTGCCCATCGCCACCGCTCGCGCGTACGCGCTCGAAGCGCTCGACAACCTCGTCGAGAGCGGTGTGAAGGCGTTGGTGATCGCGTGCAACACGGCGTCCGCGGCGTGCCTGCGTGACGCGCGCGAGCGTTACGACGTACCGGTGGTCGAAGTGGTGTTGCCGGCTGCGCGGCGCGCTGCGGTGGCCACGCACAGCGGACGTGTCGGCGTGATCGGCACCGAGGGCACGGTGCGTTCGAGGGCGTACGACGACGCCTTCGCCGCGGCGCCGGACGTACGGCTCACCAGCGTGGCGTGTCCGCGCTTCGTCGACTTCGTGGAGCGCGGGATCACGTCCGGGCGACAGATCCTCGGGTTGGCGCAGGGGTACCTCCAGCCGTTGCTCGAGGCCGAGGTGGACACCCTCGTACTGGGCTGCACGCACTACCCGTTGCTGTCCGGCGTGCTGCAGATCGTCATGGGACAGGAAGTCACTCTCGTCTCGAGCGCCGACGAGACCGCGAAGGACCTGTACCGCGTACTCACCGAACGAGATCTGCTCGCGCAGCGGGCGGAATCACCGCAGCACGAGTTCGTCGCCACCGGCTCACCGGAGCCGTTCACCAGGCTGGCGCAGCGGTTCATGGGCTTCGCCCCCGGTGTGCTCGCCCCGGCCGGCGCGCGCGAGCGGAGTTAG
- a CDS encoding MBL fold metallo-hydrolase, with protein MRLTILGCSGSIPGPDTAASGYLLEAEGFRLGLELGNGAFAQLQRVLDPFDLDALLLSHLHSDHCADVNPLTVLRRYHPAPPYPSRPQRLPLYAPPDAPSRLGHAYAADADERASVDLSDVYEFHALREETVQIGPFDVTAAAVYHPTPAFGLRITYGGSILAYTGDTGKCRALGELADGVDVLLSEASWTDAGDRPEGVHLSGKEAAELAKDAGVGRLLLTHIAPWTDRHAVLAEAQAVFPAAELVAQGAVYDI; from the coding sequence GTGCGACTGACGATCCTCGGGTGCTCGGGCAGCATCCCCGGGCCGGACACGGCCGCGTCCGGGTACCTGCTGGAGGCGGAGGGCTTCCGGCTGGGGCTCGAACTCGGGAACGGGGCGTTCGCCCAGCTCCAGCGGGTGCTCGATCCGTTCGATCTGGACGCGCTCCTGCTGTCGCACCTGCACTCCGACCACTGCGCGGACGTCAACCCGCTCACGGTGCTGCGCCGCTATCACCCCGCGCCGCCGTACCCGTCCCGTCCGCAGCGTTTGCCGTTGTACGCACCTCCGGACGCGCCTTCGCGTCTCGGACACGCGTACGCGGCCGACGCGGACGAGCGCGCGTCTGTGGATCTGTCGGACGTGTACGAGTTCCACGCGCTGCGCGAGGAGACGGTGCAGATCGGGCCGTTCGACGTCACGGCTGCCGCGGTGTACCACCCGACGCCGGCGTTCGGCCTGCGCATCACGTACGGCGGCAGCATCCTCGCCTACACCGGCGACACCGGCAAGTGCCGCGCGCTCGGCGAGCTGGCGGACGGCGTGGACGTACTGCTGTCCGAAGCGTCGTGGACCGACGCCGGTGACCGGCCCGAAGGCGTGCACCTGTCCGGCAAGGAAGCCGCCGAGCTGGCGAAGGACGCGGGCGTGGGCCGGCTGCTGCTCACCCACATCGCGCCGTGGACCGACCGGCACGCCGTGCTCGCCGAGGCGCAGGCGGTTTTCCCGGCGGCCGAACTGGTGGCCCAGGGCGCCGTCTACGACATCTGA
- the rph gene encoding ribonuclease PH — protein MARKDGRNDDQLREITITRGFQKWPAGSVLIEFGNTRVLCAASVTEGVPRWRAGSGLGWVTAEYAMLPSATNTRGDRESVKGRIGGRTHEISRLIGRSLRACIDLAALGENTIVIDCDVIQADGGTRTAAVTGGYVALADAITWLGAANRLNDPKPLSSSVAAVSVGVVDGRVRLDLPYEEDSRAEVDMNVVATDAGTLIEVQGTGEGATFARSTLDAMLDLAQAGCTELTVKQNEALALPYPGELPAPRPGKKKGSK, from the coding sequence GTGGCGAGAAAAGATGGCAGGAACGACGACCAGCTCCGTGAGATCACGATCACCCGTGGCTTCCAGAAGTGGCCTGCCGGATCGGTACTGATCGAATTCGGCAACACCCGCGTGCTGTGCGCGGCCAGCGTCACCGAAGGGGTGCCGCGCTGGCGGGCCGGTTCCGGGCTGGGCTGGGTGACCGCGGAGTACGCGATGCTGCCGTCGGCGACCAACACCCGCGGCGATCGTGAGTCGGTGAAGGGCCGCATCGGCGGGCGCACGCACGAGATCTCCCGGCTCATCGGCCGTTCGCTGCGGGCCTGCATCGACCTGGCCGCGCTGGGTGAGAACACCATCGTGATCGACTGCGACGTGATCCAGGCCGACGGTGGCACCCGGACCGCGGCGGTCACCGGCGGGTACGTCGCGCTGGCGGACGCGATCACCTGGCTGGGCGCGGCGAACCGGCTCAACGACCCGAAGCCGCTGTCGTCCTCGGTGGCGGCGGTGAGCGTCGGCGTGGTGGACGGCCGGGTCCGCCTCGACCTCCCGTACGAGGAGGATTCCCGTGCCGAGGTGGACATGAACGTGGTCGCGACCGACGCCGGCACCCTGATCGAGGTGCAGGGCACCGGCGAGGGTGCCACGTTCGCGAGGTCCACTTTGGACGCCATGCTGGACCTGGCGCAGGCCGGCTGCACCGAGCTGACCGTCAAGCAGAACGAGGCGCTGGCGCTGCCCTATCCGGGCGAGCTGCCGGCACCCCGTCCGGGCAAGAAGAAGGGGTCGAAGTGA